Proteins encoded by one window of Roseibium sp. Sym1:
- the ftsY gene encoding signal recognition particle-docking protein FtsY produces MSEKKRGFLGRLFGGKDKPEDAADTAAGPVETSEAAPAPSEDPGSPELETEMEVPPAGSLSRPAEPFSVADGPDLVDDFSAPVVPVAPEESLPTDVTGEEPGAEQVTEPAEVVPSPPPPAPVADPTPAPAPEEPKQSWFQRLKQGLSRSSASLTEGISSIFTKRKLDASMLEELEDVLIQADLGVDTAMAITERLSDGRYDKEISPEEVRSILSEEVEKVLEPVAKPLDLDTGKKPHVVLMVGVNGTGKTTTIGKLSQKLRSEGKSVMLAAGDTFRAAAVEQLKIWGERTGAEVIARDTGADAAGLAFDAMKEAKDKAVDVLLIDTAGRLQNRAELMDELEKVIRVIRKHDPEAPHTVLLTLDATTGQNALNQVEIFGKVAGVTGLVMTKLDGTARGGILVAIAAKHGMPVHFIGVGEGVADLEPFSAKDFASAIAGLA; encoded by the coding sequence ATGAGCGAGAAAAAGCGCGGGTTTCTTGGACGGCTCTTCGGCGGCAAGGACAAGCCGGAAGATGCTGCGGACACCGCCGCTGGTCCGGTAGAGACCAGCGAGGCGGCCCCTGCCCCGAGCGAGGACCCCGGTTCGCCGGAACTTGAGACCGAGATGGAAGTTCCGCCGGCCGGCTCGCTGAGCCGGCCCGCGGAACCCTTCAGCGTCGCGGACGGTCCGGACCTGGTGGACGATTTTTCCGCCCCGGTTGTACCGGTTGCCCCCGAAGAGTCCCTGCCGACCGATGTGACGGGCGAGGAGCCGGGCGCGGAGCAGGTTACCGAACCGGCTGAAGTGGTGCCGTCCCCGCCGCCTCCGGCACCGGTGGCAGATCCTACGCCCGCTCCGGCGCCGGAAGAACCGAAACAGTCCTGGTTCCAGCGCCTGAAACAGGGCCTGTCCCGGTCGTCTGCCTCGCTGACCGAAGGCATTTCCTCCATCTTCACCAAGCGCAAGCTGGACGCCTCCATGCTGGAGGAGCTGGAGGACGTGCTGATCCAGGCCGATCTCGGCGTCGACACGGCGATGGCGATCACCGAGCGTCTGTCCGACGGCCGCTACGACAAGGAAATCTCGCCGGAGGAAGTCCGCTCGATCCTGTCGGAGGAAGTCGAGAAGGTTCTGGAGCCGGTGGCGAAGCCGCTCGATCTCGACACCGGCAAGAAACCGCACGTGGTGCTGATGGTCGGCGTCAACGGCACCGGCAAGACCACCACCATCGGCAAGCTCAGCCAGAAGCTGCGCTCCGAGGGCAAGTCGGTGATGCTGGCCGCCGGCGACACGTTCCGGGCAGCCGCTGTCGAGCAGTTGAAGATCTGGGGCGAGCGCACCGGCGCGGAGGTGATCGCCCGCGATACCGGCGCGGATGCCGCCGGCCTCGCCTTCGACGCGATGAAAGAGGCGAAGGACAAGGCCGTCGACGTTCTCCTGATCGATACGGCAGGCCGCCTGCAGAACAGGGCGGAGCTGATGGATGAGCTGGAAAAGGTCATCCGCGTGATCCGGAAGCACGATCCGGAGGCCCCGCACACGGTTCTGCTGACGCTGGATGCCACCACCGGCCAGAACGCGCTCAACCAGGTCGAGATCTTCGGCAAGGTCGCCGGCGTGACCGGCCTGGTGATGACCAAGCTCGACGGCACCGCCCGCGGCGGCATTCTTGTCGCGATCGCCGCCAAGCACGGCATGCCGGTGCATTTCATCGGCGTCGGCGAAGGTGTTGCCGATCTCGAACCGTTCTCGGCGAAGGATTTCGCCAGCGCGATTGCCGGGCTGGCCTGA
- the dapF gene encoding diaminopimelate epimerase, whose protein sequence is MASETRPFLKMNGLGNDFVVWDAREKPLRLGKDVIAALGDRENGIGFDQMITVERSSLGVDAFMRIHNQNGGEVSACGNATRCIGRLLMEEAGKDLVTIETAAGLLHAFDAAGPRSVTVDMGAPRLEWDQIPLAEEFADTRAIELQIGPIDDPILHTPAAVNMGNPHAIFWVDDVEAYDLERIGPLLETHPIFPECANISLAHIFDKDQIRVKVWERGVGLTLACGTAACAVGVAAARDGRTGRKTTIHLPGGPIGIEWRESDGHVLMTGLTEVEFEGEIDLDTLAWRKTGAGDAPLEAGAAS, encoded by the coding sequence ATGGCGTCTGAAACCAGACCCTTTTTGAAGATGAACGGCCTTGGCAACGACTTCGTGGTCTGGGACGCGCGGGAAAAACCGCTGCGTCTTGGCAAGGATGTCATCGCCGCGCTGGGCGACCGGGAAAACGGCATCGGCTTCGACCAGATGATCACCGTGGAGCGGTCTTCGCTCGGCGTCGACGCCTTCATGCGCATTCACAACCAGAATGGTGGTGAGGTGTCTGCTTGCGGCAATGCCACCCGTTGTATCGGCCGCCTGCTGATGGAAGAGGCCGGCAAGGATCTGGTGACCATCGAGACCGCGGCAGGCCTGCTGCATGCCTTCGATGCCGCCGGGCCGCGCAGTGTTACGGTCGACATGGGTGCGCCGCGTCTTGAATGGGACCAGATCCCGCTCGCCGAGGAATTTGCCGACACGCGCGCCATCGAGTTGCAAATCGGCCCGATCGACGACCCGATCCTGCACACGCCCGCTGCCGTCAACATGGGAAATCCGCATGCGATCTTCTGGGTCGACGATGTCGAGGCCTATGATCTTGAGCGGATCGGGCCGCTTCTGGAAACACATCCGATTTTCCCCGAATGCGCCAATATCTCGCTGGCCCATATCTTCGACAAGGACCAGATCCGGGTGAAGGTCTGGGAGCGTGGTGTCGGCCTGACGCTTGCCTGCGGCACGGCCGCCTGTGCCGTCGGCGTTGCCGCGGCACGCGACGGCAGGACCGGCCGCAAGACCACCATTCACCTGCCCGGCGGCCCGATCGGCATCGAGTGGCGCGAGAGCGACGGCCATGTGCTGATGACCGGCCTGACGGAAGTGGAATTCGAGGGCGAGATCGATCTGGATACGCTGGCCTGGCGCAAGACCGGCGCAGGCGACGCGCCGCTGGAGGCCGGAGCCGCGTCATGA
- the mtaB gene encoding tRNA (N(6)-L-threonylcarbamoyladenosine(37)-C(2))-methylthiotransferase MtaB, with protein MSVDVVTFGCRLNSYESEVMKREAEAAGLKDAILINTCAVTNEAVRQARQAVRKAKRDNPDARVIVTGCAAQTEADTFSSMDEVDLVLGNTEKLERKSYADVAAFGISESEKVRVNDIMSVEETAGHLIDGLTGRARAFVQVQNGCDHRCTFCIIPYGRGNSRSVPMGVVTDQIRRLVDNGYNEIVLTGVDITSYGADLPGMPKLGTLTAKILKMVPELKRLRLSSIDSIEADDDLMRVIAEDERLMPHFHLSLQAGDDMILKRMKRRHLRADTIRFCEEVRRMRPDVVFGADIIAGFPTETEEMFENSLKIVDECGLTHLHVFPFSPRPGTPAARMPQLPRQVVKDRGARLRAKGEEALGRHLAAEVGGIRPVLIEKEGLGRTEQFTQVELTGGSAGEIVETKIIGHTGRHLLGEALSRAA; from the coding sequence ATGAGCGTCGATGTCGTAACCTTCGGCTGCCGGCTCAATTCCTACGAGTCGGAGGTGATGAAGCGCGAAGCGGAGGCTGCGGGCCTCAAGGACGCCATCCTGATCAACACCTGCGCGGTCACCAACGAGGCGGTCCGCCAGGCGCGCCAGGCCGTGCGCAAGGCCAAGCGCGACAACCCGGACGCGCGTGTGATCGTCACCGGCTGTGCCGCCCAGACCGAGGCCGACACCTTTTCGTCGATGGACGAGGTCGACCTTGTGCTCGGCAACACCGAGAAGCTGGAGCGCAAGTCCTATGCCGATGTCGCCGCCTTCGGCATTTCGGAATCCGAGAAGGTGCGCGTCAACGACATCATGAGTGTCGAGGAAACCGCCGGTCACCTGATCGACGGCCTGACCGGGCGCGCCCGCGCCTTTGTCCAGGTCCAGAACGGCTGCGACCACCGCTGCACCTTCTGCATCATTCCCTATGGCCGCGGCAATTCCCGCTCCGTGCCGATGGGTGTGGTCACCGACCAGATCAGGCGTCTTGTCGACAACGGCTACAACGAGATCGTGCTGACCGGTGTCGATATCACCTCCTATGGCGCGGATCTGCCGGGAATGCCGAAACTGGGCACCCTGACGGCCAAGATCCTGAAGATGGTGCCGGAACTGAAACGCCTGCGCCTGTCGTCGATCGACAGCATCGAGGCCGACGACGACCTGATGCGGGTGATTGCAGAGGACGAGCGGCTGATGCCGCATTTCCACCTGTCCCTGCAGGCGGGCGACGACATGATCCTGAAGCGGATGAAGCGGCGGCACTTGCGCGCCGACACGATCCGGTTCTGCGAAGAGGTGCGCCGGATGCGCCCGGACGTGGTCTTCGGCGCCGACATCATCGCCGGCTTCCCGACCGAAACCGAAGAGATGTTCGAAAATTCGCTGAAGATCGTCGACGAATGCGGTCTCACCCATCTGCATGTCTTCCCGTTTTCGCCGCGCCCGGGCACACCGGCGGCGCGCATGCCGCAGCTTCCGCGCCAGGTCGTCAAGGACCGCGGCGCGCGGCTCAGGGCAAAGGGGGAAGAGGCGCTGGGACGTCATCTGGCGGCGGAGGTCGGCGGCATCCGGCCCGTGCTGATCGAGAAGGAAGGTCTTGGCCGGACGGAGCAGTTCACCCAGGTCGAACTGACGGGCGGTTCTGCCGGAGAGATTGTCGAAACGAAAATTATCGGCCATACCGGGCGTCATCTTCTGGGCGAAGCCCTTTCCAGGGCCGCCTGA
- a CDS encoding CGNR zinc finger domain-containing protein, which translates to MPHDLPPPILLADHTALDFLNSVGAPNGEDIEWLGTGEDLITWLETTGLISADQARSCLRDVQMRDLDAAARDAVALREWFRDFLADQIHRTTWDFDDADVEPVNRILRRGNYVFQLSSGKGDPELKGSAVIEHAGDLLFPIALEIADFLSTAKHQDTHICAGETCTFWFVDLTKNKKRRWCDMKICGNRAKVTAFRSRRAGKKS; encoded by the coding sequence ATGCCGCACGATTTGCCGCCGCCCATTCTGCTTGCCGACCACACGGCGCTGGACTTTCTGAATTCGGTCGGCGCGCCAAACGGTGAAGACATCGAATGGCTTGGAACCGGAGAGGACCTGATCACATGGCTGGAGACAACGGGCCTGATCAGCGCTGACCAGGCGCGATCGTGCCTCAGGGACGTGCAAATGCGCGACCTGGATGCCGCCGCACGTGACGCGGTCGCCTTACGCGAATGGTTTCGGGACTTCCTTGCCGATCAAATCCATCGGACCACCTGGGATTTCGACGACGCGGACGTCGAACCGGTCAACCGGATACTGAGGCGAGGAAACTATGTTTTCCAACTGAGCAGCGGCAAAGGCGATCCGGAGCTGAAAGGCTCCGCCGTCATAGAGCACGCCGGGGATCTGCTGTTTCCAATCGCTCTGGAAATCGCGGATTTCCTGTCAACGGCGAAGCATCAGGACACACACATCTGTGCCGGGGAGACCTGCACATTCTGGTTCGTGGACCTGACAAAGAACAAGAAACGGCGCTGGTGCGACATGAAAATCTGCGGCAACCGCGCCAAGGTGACGGCCTTCAGATCGCGACGGGCCGGAAAGAAAAGCTGA